In one Scomber japonicus isolate fScoJap1 chromosome 6, fScoJap1.pri, whole genome shotgun sequence genomic region, the following are encoded:
- the cep57 gene encoding LOW QUALITY PROTEIN: centrosomal protein of 57 kDa (The sequence of the model RefSeq protein was modified relative to this genomic sequence to represent the inferred CDS: substituted 1 base at 1 genomic stop codon), protein MERLSKTSAADATREKVAGLHPLPSGVVSDSLSLPSYKEYPAHRPLINTPLHHTTQTRTHYSSRPSSPSKAFPETNSAAILSALKNLQEKIRRLELEKGREELSLRSKGKDATHKHLQSDKMRQRLINTQTDTRRETSDGSNCNQVLITHLAAAESRCVKLERQLDYMRRMLRNAKADRTSLLKQQXIWINCSSYCQVSMETVRSADQQPGTVSEHAHLEKLERLEQEYLRLTRTQNQAEMKIQELEMKLQEEEHQRKLVQDKAHQLQTGLEANRILLQSVSPCLSSTQSKDKKCNSKKSSPQQSSYTEPHYRLSLRDVPFVTGTSVGCSHSVRANVQSVLSLLKRHQPHLCNKHVLSNNPDSSGTGCSCRHSDSSSSSSSSTSGEELSELLQGLQEELRLMSLEQDELVRQLEYSVSDEERKQVHREQEKLLLKMERKGEQISKLYKHKTQIKKLRKEVMTRRSSRNEVRVTTTVSTRGRSAGALKLKPGERSRRNLRLLRDMKALQTSLRT, encoded by the exons ATGGAGAGACTGTCAAAAACATCCGCTGCTGATGCTACGCGGGAGAAGGTAGCt GGGCTCCATCCTCTACCAAGTGGAGTTGTATCTGACAGCCTGTCACTGCCATCTTATAAGGAATATCCTGCACACCGCCCTCTCATCAACACACCTCTGCATCACACAACCCAAACGCGCACACATTACTCAAGTCGTCCATCATCACCCAGTAAGGCCTTTCCAGAGACCAACAGTGCAG caATCCTATCAGCTTTGAAGAACCTACAGGAGAAGATCAGGAGGTTGGAGTTGGAGAAAGGACGTGAGGAGCTCAGTCTGCGCAGTAAGGGGAAAGATGCGACACACAAACATTTGCAGAGTGATAAAATGAGACAGAGACTCATAAATACTCAAACGGACACAAGGAGAGAGACAAGTGACGGGTCCAACTGCAACCAAG TTTTGATCACCCACCTTGCGGCTGCAGAGTCTCGCTGTGTGAAACTGGAGCGACAGTTGGATTACATGAGGAGGATGTTGCGCAATGCTAAAGCAGACAGGACGAGTCTGCTCAAACAGCAG TAAATTTGGATTAATTGTTCCTCATACTGTCAGGTCTCCATGGAGACAGTCAGGTCAGCTGACCAACAGCCTGGCACAGTGTCTGAGCATGCCCATTTGGAGAAGCTGGAGCGACTGGAGCAGGAGTATCTCAGACTGACACGCACACAGAATCAAGCTGAG ATGAAGATTCAGGAGCTAGAGATGAAactacaggaggaggagcatcAGAGGAAGTTGGTCCAGGATAAGGCTCACCAg TTACAGACAGGTTTGGAGGCCAACCGGATCCTGCTGCAATCAGTGTCACCGTGCCTGTCCAGCACACAGTCCAAAGACAAGAAGTGTAATTCAAAG AAGTCGTCACCACAGCAGTCATCCTACACAGAGCCACACTACAGATTGAGCCTCCGAGATGTACCTTTTGTTACTGGAACG TCAGTAGGCTGCAGCCACTCGGTCAGGGCAAACGTCCAGTCagttctttctctcctaaagcGACACCAGCCACACCTCTGCAACAAGCATGTCCTCTCTAACAACCCAGACAGCTCTGGGACGGGTTGCAGCTGCAGACATTCAGacagctcctcttcctcctcctcctccaccagcgGGGAGGAGCTTTCAGAGCTTCTGCAGGGACTACAGGAGGAGCTGCGACTTATGAGCTT agagCAGGATGAGCTGGTGAGGCAGCTGGAGTACAGTGTGTCtgatgaggaaagaaaacaagttCACAGAGAGCAAGAGAAGCTGCTTCTGaaaatggaaaggaaaggagagcagATCAGTAAACtctacaaacacaaaacacag ATAAAGAAGTTAAGGAAAGAAGTGATGACGAGGCGGAGCAGCAGGAATGAGGTGAGAGTGACTACAACAGTGTCCACTAGAGGTCGCTCTGCTGGAGCACTCAAACTTAAaccaggagagagaagcaggaggaATCTGAGGTTGCTGAGGGACATGAAAGCTCTGCAGACCTCATTACGGACCTGA